The Candidatus Thermoplasmatota archaeon sequence ACACGACTTGCGCAGGGGGTGTCGTGCCGAGGTGCACAGGCGTCGGTTTCTCCATGTCTCGAGGGCAAACTGTTACCCGTGTGCCTGGGTGGGTCGAGATGAGATCAACCGGCTGCTCAGGCCCTGTGGCATGCTTGCCACAGGACAGTTGGCAAGAGTGGGGTAGCTGCACTTGGGACCCGGCAACGTCCCTCTCGTGCGGTGTGCATTATACGTCGTCGGCCTACACGTACACCGCCTTCGGAGGAGCCAAGGCTAGCGTTTATCAAGAAGTGCAAACCGTGACCGTCGCCTGTGTCGATTTAGATACGGTCCCCGAGCTGCTGGTGATTGTCTGTGCCACGGAGACTGCGAGCGGTCACAAGAAAGAGGTGTCGGAATAGGTCGCGCCTCTACGGCTCTTTGGTCTAAAATCATAAGGAGTAATAGAAATGCTCAAATTCGCGTTCTACACGGCAGTCGTCCTCGTCGCTTTTGGCCTCACCCCCGCGCCATTCGCGGCTGCTGAGGATCCCGAAATCTGGTACTGCGCCCCTGGGGCTTCTTTCCCCAACAGCGCTGACTGCGGAGACTGCGTCGGCTACGACTTGCAGGACGGAACTCGATTTTGGCTTTTGGGCAATCATGAGGGTGTCGACCCTCAAGCCTGTGCGTCCGCCTCCATCGGGGGAGTCGGGGCCTCCACAGGGGATGTTACCGTCTGCCTTCCATACAATCTTGGCCCTGTGCTATGCGCAACCGCGATTGCGGTTGCCATCGTGACCTGCGGCAAGGATGCTGGGACGTCGCACTGTTCGGCGACGGGGACTGCCATTGCTCGTGGATTTTCCGCGGTCATTCCCTCGGGCACGACTCGAGTTGTCGGGACCGGGTGTACTGGGATAGGCTCTTGCCAGGATGCATGGGCCGAGCAAGACCAGTGCGTTTGGGTGGAGGGTAGCTGCCAGGTTCAAGTCGGGGGGCCTCTCAAGACCTACTCATCAATATTTTCAAGCGTAACCGGCTATTCAGAGGTTTCATCCATGGCGATTAGCTGTCCGCTCGGGACACCCGTTTCTGTGACTGATGCTTGCATTGTCGCGAAGGCTCGGGACACCAAGATTAGGGGATCCCCTCCGTGATACGGCTCCTCACCGTTCTCCTCTTTTTCTCCCTTTTCGTCGGTTGCCTCTCAGGATCCTGCTTCGAGAGTGGCGATTCCACGTTGCTGTCCTATCAGATCTACAAGGACGGAGTTCATCTCGGCTCCATCGCCTGGACGTTCAATTCAACCGTGTTCCCCAGTTTGGATGGGTGGGGTGCCACGCGAAAGGCTCATCGCATTGAGATGCATGCGGTCGAGTCGGGAAACGTCACCCACTTTACCATCATTTCCTCGGTCGCCTCCGGTGAAGACCTATCTGCATTTACGCCTTGTGCTCCCGAGCAATGTACTCAAGAAACCTGGGCGGAGTTTTCAGAACCTGGTACGTTTGCGACCGCGTTCGGGCTGAAGTGGCCAGGTTTCAATCGTATCGAGCGCGGCGGGATACTCCCCGCGACTTTCGAACACGAGGGCCGCGAATATCGGGTCGAGCTCCTTGAGGGGGAAAAGGTCCGCCTCGCGCCTCTCCGCAAAGCCGATCGCCTCGTCTACATCTGCAACGCGGCGGATGACGAAGTCATTTACGACCTGCATCTACGAGTTATTGCGGAATGCCGACATGAAAATGGCTACCGCTTCATTCTGGATACGAAGGCTCGGAGTTCTGTGGTCATGCCAAAGGCTGAACGTGATGAGGGGGTGCCTCGGCATAGCAGTGCCCTTCGTGCAGTTTCCTTCGCCCAACATCTACCCCCCGGCAGCGAGGACCTGAATGCCAGCGGCTTTTCGCTAAAGCAAGCCTACCAATTTGCTATCGAAAACAGCGAGGTTCTCCGATCATTTTTGACGAAACACCCCGATTCCATCTTGTCGCATGCCCACGAGGCTGGGGGAGGCGAAGGGACGGCTCCCGGCTACCGCGACGTCAGCCTTCGGTGGCGGCTCGAATTCAAGAGTCCCTCCGGGCAGAGGTTCGAGGTGGTGGTGGCTCAATCGAAGATGGCGCTCCTCGGGGTGAATGCTGTCGAACGTTATCACCTTGTGAAAGAAGCGGAAATGGAAGCAGGGCGCACGTTCCGTTCACCAGAGCGCATGGCGGCCGTTCGAGTTGGGGCTGCTTGGGATCACCTGCAGCGTGCCTTCTCCATGTCCCTTGAACACGAGTTCGCCATGTACGTGCATATCGCGCCCAGCGGATCGCTCAGCCCAATGTACGTGTTCTTTAAGGAAGGCTCTTGTGAAGGCACGTGCGCGCGGCAGGGAATCATCTACGATGCAGGCGCCGGGCGCCTCGTTGCAGGCCCGGTGCCAACGAGAATATTTGGGCATTGATTTCAACGCCCTTTCCACGCGGGCGTCCGCTTCGCGCGGAAGGCCTCGATCCCTTCGCGCGCGTCCTCGCTCGCGAAGGCGAGCGTGAACAGGTCGATCTCGCGCGCGAGGCCCGCCTCGAGGGGCAGCTCCTCCGCCGCGCGCACGGCCTCCTTCGCGAGGCGCAGCGCGACGGGGCTCTTCGCGGCCATCCCGTTCGCGAGCTCCATCGCGCGCGCGAGGAGCGCCTCCGGCTCGACGACCTCGTCCGCGAGGCCCCACCGCTCGGCCGTCGCGGCATCGATCGCGTCGCCCGTGAGGACGAGGCGCGCCGCGCGGCCGCGGCCGACCAGGCGCGCGAGGCGCTGCGTGCCGCCCGCGCCCGGGATGATGCCGAGGTTGATCTCCGGCTGCCCGAACTTCGCGGCCGATGAAGCGACGCGCACGTCGCATGCCATCGCGAGCTCGCACCCCGCGCCGAGCGCGAGGCCGTTCACGGCGGCGATCACGGGCTTCGGGTGGCGCGCGACGGCCTCGTACACGTGCGGCGGCGAGATGAAGGCGCGCTGCTCGGCGACGCTGCGCACGGCCAGCTCGTCGAGGTCCGCGCCCGCCGCGAACGCCTTGCCCGCGCCCGTCACGACGACGACCCGCGTCTCGGCGTCGAGGCGGTCCTTCGCGAGCGCGTCGATGATCGCCTGCCGGAGCGCGGCGCTGAGCGCGTTACGCTTGTCCGGGCGGTTCAGGGTGAGGAGGAGGACGGGCCCCTGGCGCTCGGCGAGGACAAGGTATTCCATGGCGTCACTTCCACGCGTAGAACCCGCGGCCCGATTTCTGGCCCAGATGGCCGTCCTCGACCATGCGGCGCAGGAGCGCGGGCGGCTCGAAACGCGGGCCCAGCTCCTTCGCGAGGTACTCCGCGATCCCGAGGCGCACGTCGAGGCCCACGAGGTCCGTGAGGCGGAGCGGCCCCATCGGGTGGTTGTAGCCGAGCACCATCGCGCGGTCGATGTCCTCCGCGCTTGCGACGTCCTCCTCGAGCATGCGGATCGCCTCGAGGCCGATCGCGACGCCGAGGCGCGACGTCGCGAAGCCCGGCGCGTCGCGCACGACGATCGGCTCCTTTCCCATCGAGCGCGCGAGGTCGAGGGCCGTCTCGACCGAGTCGTCGGACGACTCGGGACCCCGCACGACCTCAACGAGCTTCATGATCGGGACCGGGTTGAAGAAGTGCATCCCCACGACGCGGCCGCGGTCCTTTTCCGGAAGAGCCTCCGCGATCGCGGCGATCGAGAGCGACGATGTGTTCGTCGCGAGGGTCGATCCCTCGGGCGCGAGGTCCACCACCTCCGCGAAGACGCGCCGCTTGAGGTCGAGCTTCTCCGGCACCGCCTCGATCACGAGGTCCGCTTCCCGCAGGGCCGAGGCGAGGTCCGTCGTCCCGCGGATGCGCGCGAGCGCCGCGTCGCGGTCGGTCGCCATGATCTTCCCCTTCTCGACGCCCTTCTCGAGGAAGCGCCGGATGCCGGAGAGACCGCGCTCCACCGCCGCGGGCTCCACGTCCCGCAGCGCCACCTCGGCCCCCGCCTGCGCCGCCGCCTGCGCGATCCCGTGACCCATCGTTCCCGCGCCCAGGACCGCGACCCGCAGCCGTTCCATGCAACGCGGCGAACGGCGGAAGCCGAGACAAAGCTTCCGGGGGGTTGGCGCAGGTGTCGGGCTTCGGGGCCGGGACCCGGCGTCGGGTTTCGGGACCGGGACCGGGTGTCGGGTGCCGGGATTCGGGACCGGGTGTCGGGTTTCGGGACCGGACCGGGTGTCGGGTGCCGGGATTCGGGACCGGGTGTCGGGTGTCGGGACCGGGCCCGGGCGTCGGGTCCGGGACCGGGACCGGGCATCGGGTCCGGGTCCGGGTCCGGGTCCGGGTCCGGGACCGAGCGGAACCCGGCCAGAAACCTCTTGCCCCGCGCGCGCCCGGAAAACGTCAATGGATCGGCGAGCTTGGGCCTTCCTCGCCGCGACCGCGGCCGCCTTCGCGTTCCTCGGCCTCGTCGTCGTGGAGCCGTACGCCGTGTACGTGCTCCTCGGCCTCATCGTCGGCTATTTCGCGCGCGGCCCCGCTCGCGCGCTCGGCGCGCGCACGGGGTGGCCGCGCCTCTCGGCGGGCGCCGTGGCGGTGCTCATCGTCACGCTCGTCGTCCTTCCCCTCGCGGTCGTCGTCGCCGTGCTCGCGGACGACGCCGTCGCGATCGCCCGCGCCGTGCAGGACCTGGGGCTCGACGCCTACGTCGCGGGGGAGCTCGCGCGCTTCGGCCTCGACGAGGCCCGCTCGCGCGAGGCCGCGCTCGCCTTGACCTCGCGCCTCGAGGGGGCGCTCGCGGACCTCGCGCCCTCGCTGCTTTCGGTCCTCGCCTCCATCGGCATCGGGGCGTTCATCTTCGGCCTCGTGACCTATTACACGAGCCTCCAGTGGGAATCGCTGCGGGATCTCGTCTTGCGCGTCATGCCCCTCCCCGACGGCACGAAGGCCGACCTCCGCCGCGAGGTCCGCGACGTGGTCCGGGCGGTCGTGCTCGGGAACTTCGCCGTCGGGCTCACGCAGGGCGGCGCCGCGGGGCTCGCCTGGTGGCTTGCGGGGTACCCGCAGCCGCTCCTCGCGACGTTCTTCATGGTCATCGTGGGGATGATCCCCTACGTCGGACCCGTCATCTTCCTCGGGCCCGCCGCCGTGTGGTCCATCTTCACGGGCGACGTCCTGACGGGCGTCGTCGTCCTCGCCTACACGCTCTTCATCGTGGGGTTCGTGGACAACGTGACGCTGCTCTACGTCGTCGGCAAGGCCGGCAAGCGACTCCATCCGGGCCTCGTCTTCGTCGGCATCCTCGGCGGGCTCGAAGCCTTCGGGCTCGCGGGATTCATCGTGGGGCCGCTCATCCTGGGCCTCGCGGCCGTTCTCCTCGAAGCCGTCGCGCGCGAGCGCGAACGGCGTCAGAACGCGACGCCGCCCACGACGTAGCCGACCGCGAACGTGACCGCGGCGGCCGCGACGCCGATGAGCGTCATCTCGGCGCCCTGCTTCCACCACTTGAGCCCCGATACGCCGCCCTTCACGGCGCCCGCGGCGAAGAGCGCGGCGACGCTCAGGACGGACGCGAGCCCGAGCGCGTTCGCGACGCCGATCGGGAAGGCGAACGGAGCCACGGGGAAGACGGCGCCCACGACGAACGCGACCATCACGAGCCCCATCGCGATCCATGGGCTTCGGCCGGACTCCTCGCCGACGCCGAACTCCTCGCGCATCATGAAGTCCACGAACCGGTCCTCGTCCTCGACGATCGCGCGCGTGAGCGTCTCGACGACGTCCGCGGGATAGCCTTTCTTCGACAGCATCTCGCGGACCTCCTGCTCCTCGAGGTCGCGGTACTTGCGGATGTGCTCGCGTTCGCGCGCGGCCTCCGCCGCGTAGTATTCGGCCTGCGATTTCGTGGAGAGATACTCGCCGAGGCCCATCGAGAGCGCGCCCGCGACGCCGAAGGCGAGACCCGCGACGAGGACGCTTGCGGTGTCGTCGCGCGCGAGCACGGCGGCCGCGACGCCCGCGACGGCGGCATAGACGGAGACGAGGCCGTCCGAGAAGCCGAGGATGAGGTCGCGGACGTAGTTGCGGACGGCCGACTGCTCGTCGGCCTCCGCGCGGGGGATCCGCAGGCGCGAGACGGGCGGCGGCCGGTGGGTGCGCTGCAGCTCCTCGAGCGTGCGGGGCTCGCGGGTCACGTCGGGGCCGAGGGCGCCTTCGGACAAGAAACTTGCCTCACGCGGTGCCGCGGGCGGCGCGTTCCTGGGCCGCCGCGCGTTCGAGGAGCCGGACGCCCGTCACGAGGCCCCAGATCCAGGCGCCGATCGCGAATGGGATGCCGATGAGGACGAGGGAACCGATGAGGCCGATGAGGAAGAGGAAGCCCTGCGACCAACCGACCTTCTCGCCGACGACGAGCGAGCCGAGGCCAGGCCACACGAGGATGTTGAGGAGGAGCGCGACGATCGCGATCGCCTGCGAGATCGGACGCTCGCCGGTGAGCGCCGGCTTTGCGACGCCCGCGACGGGCGCGCCGCAGCGTTGGCAATGGAGGGCGTCCTGGGCGAGGAGCTGTCCGCATGCGCTGCAGTACGTCATGGGGCTCTCGTCCGCCACGGCCGCCCGGCTTCACAAACCTTGCGTCAGCGCCCTTCGAAGCGGGGCGTCCGCTTCGCGAGGAAGGCGTCCACCGCTTCCGCCTGGTCGCGTGTCGTGAACGCGAGCGCCTGGAGCGTCGCCTCGAGCGCGAGCGCCTCGTCGAGGCCGGAGCCGGCGCCCGAGAGGAGCGCGCGCTTCGCGAGGCCGTACGCGCGCGTGGGACCCTCCGCGAGTCGTCCGGCGAGCGCGGCGACGCGAGCGTCGAGGTCGGCCGCGGGAACGACGTCGCTCGCGAGGCCGAGGGCGAAGGCGCGGCGCGCGTCGATGGGTTCCGCGGAGAGGACGAGCTCGCGCGCGGCGCGCAGGCCCACGATGCGGGGGAGGGTCCACGACGCGCCCGTGTCCGGAGCGAGCGCCATCTTCGCGAACGTGGCCCCCAGGCGCGCATGATCGGCGACGACCGCGAAGTCGCACGCGAGGACGAGCCCGAGACCCGCGCCGAGGGCGTCGCCCTGGACGCGCGCGACGGTCGGCTTGGGGAAGGTCAGAAGGGCGCGGGCAAGGGCTCCGAAGCCGCGTTCCTGCCGCGTCTTCGTCGCGAGAGGGTCGCCCTTGCGCGCGGCCATGTCCTTTGCGTCGCCGCCCGCGCAGAAGACGCTGCCTTCGGCGGCGAGGACCACGACGCGAGCGGCGTCGTCGGCGGCCGCGCGCGAGAGCGCGTCGAGGAGCGCCGCGACGAGGTCGGGCGAAAGCGCGTTGCGCGCTTCGGGACGCGCAAGCGCGAGCGTGAGGACGCCGCTCGCGGCCGTCGCCTTGAGCGTCACGGGAGCACCATCCTCCCTTCGAAGCTCACGACGGCGCGACCGCCGACGCGCACCGCGCGCGGGTCGCCCGGCGCCCCGTCGACCTCGACCTCGACGCGGCCCGGGCGGCCGATCGCGTCGCCCTGCTCTCCAACGATTCGCTCGCCGGGACGCTGCACCCGGTGCTTCACGAGGTAGGCCCCGAGCGCGCCGGACGCGGTGCCCGTCACGGGGTCCTCGAGGATGCCGAGCGCGGGCGCGAAATG is a genomic window containing:
- a CDS encoding enoyl-CoA hydratase-related protein, translating into MEYLVLAERQGPVLLLTLNRPDKRNALSAALRQAIIDALAKDRLDAETRVVVVTGAGKAFAAGADLDELAVRSVAEQRAFISPPHVYEAVARHPKPVIAAVNGLALGAGCELAMACDVRVASSAAKFGQPEINLGIIPGAGGTQRLARLVGRGRAARLVLTGDAIDAATAERWGLADEVVEPEALLARAMELANGMAAKSPVALRLAKEAVRAAEELPLEAGLAREIDLFTLAFASEDAREGIEAFRAKRTPAWKGR
- a CDS encoding 3-hydroxyacyl-CoA dehydrogenase family protein, with amino-acid sequence MRVAVLGAGTMGHGIAQAAAQAGAEVALRDVEPAAVERGLSGIRRFLEKGVEKGKIMATDRDAALARIRGTTDLASALREADLVIEAVPEKLDLKRRVFAEVVDLAPEGSTLATNTSSLSIAAIAEALPEKDRGRVVGMHFFNPVPIMKLVEVVRGPESSDDSVETALDLARSMGKEPIVVRDAPGFATSRLGVAIGLEAIRMLEEDVASAEDIDRAMVLGYNHPMGPLRLTDLVGLDVRLGIAEYLAKELGPRFEPPALLRRMVEDGHLGQKSGRGFYAWK
- a CDS encoding AI-2E family transporter, coding for MDRRAWAFLAATAAAFAFLGLVVVEPYAVYVLLGLIVGYFARGPARALGARTGWPRLSAGAVAVLIVTLVVLPLAVVVAVLADDAVAIARAVQDLGLDAYVAGELARFGLDEARSREAALALTSRLEGALADLAPSLLSVLASIGIGAFIFGLVTYYTSLQWESLRDLVLRVMPLPDGTKADLRREVRDVVRAVVLGNFAVGLTQGGAAGLAWWLAGYPQPLLATFFMVIVGMIPYVGPVIFLGPAAVWSIFTGDVLTGVVVLAYTLFIVGFVDNVTLLYVVGKAGKRLHPGLVFVGILGGLEAFGLAGFIVGPLILGLAAVLLEAVARERERRQNATPPTT
- a CDS encoding VIT1/CCC1 transporter family protein, whose protein sequence is MTREPRTLEELQRTHRPPPVSRLRIPRAEADEQSAVRNYVRDLILGFSDGLVSVYAAVAGVAAAVLARDDTASVLVAGLAFGVAGALSMGLGEYLSTKSQAEYYAAEAAREREHIRKYRDLEEQEVREMLSKKGYPADVVETLTRAIVEDEDRFVDFMMREEFGVGEESGRSPWIAMGLVMVAFVVGAVFPVAPFAFPIGVANALGLASVLSVAALFAAGAVKGGVSGLKWWKQGAEMTLIGVAAAAVTFAVGYVVGGVAF
- a CDS encoding zinc ribbon domain-containing protein; this translates as MADESPMTYCSACGQLLAQDALHCQRCGAPVAGVAKPALTGERPISQAIAIVALLLNILVWPGLGSLVVGEKVGWSQGFLFLIGLIGSLVLIGIPFAIGAWIWGLVTGVRLLERAAAQERAARGTA
- a CDS encoding enoyl-CoA hydratase-related protein, whose product is MTLKATAASGVLTLALARPEARNALSPDLVAALLDALSRAAADDAARVVVLAAEGSVFCAGGDAKDMAARKGDPLATKTRQERGFGALARALLTFPKPTVARVQGDALGAGLGLVLACDFAVVADHARLGATFAKMALAPDTGASWTLPRIVGLRAARELVLSAEPIDARRAFALGLASDVVPAADLDARVAALAGRLAEGPTRAYGLAKRALLSGAGSGLDEALALEATLQALAFTTRDQAEAVDAFLAKRTPRFEGR